Within the Gloeobacter kilaueensis JS1 genome, the region CCACGCCGACGCCGACGCCCTCGAGGTGAGCGCCGAGGTCTTCGATCCCGACAAAAAAGCGCCCTTCTACCGGGCGCTGGTGGTGATGCGGCCCCGCCTTGAGGAGGAACCCACCGACCTCCCGGAACCCCTGCGCACAACCGGTAGCGTCCTCGATGCGGCCACCGCCTACCGCGACCACACTTTCCACGGACCGCAGTTCCAGCTTTTGAGCGCCATCGAGCGCCTCGACGAGCACGGCATCGATGCAGTTGTCCAGCCCAGCCGACCGGCACAGTTTCTGGCCACCGGCGAGTCGCTGCCGGACTGGCTGTTCGATCCGGGCCTGCTCGATACACTGCCGCAGCTGGCGCTTTTTTGGGCGCGCATCAACCAGGGTTCCTTTGCCCTGCCGAGCCGGTTGGGCCGGGTGATCCGCTACGGCAGCGGACCGCTCGCAGGACCGCTGCGGATCGCTTTTCGGGTGACGAGCGCCAACGAGCACCAGCTGAGCTACGACGCCCACATCATCGACAGGGACGGCCACGTGCGCCTGGTGCTCATCCACGGCGAGAGCAACAGCTCCCGCGCGCTCAACCGGCTGGCGAGGGTGCCATGAACCTGCCCATCGAACCGGTTGCGATCATCGGCGTTGCAGCACTGTTTCCGAAGGCAAAAGATGCGGCCTCCTTCTGGCAGAACATTCTCGACAAAGTCGATGCGGTGAGCGAAGCGCCCCCCTCCTGGGCGCGGCACTACTTCGATCCCGACTCCAAAGAACAGGACCGGATCTACACGACCAAGGGCGGTTTCTTGGGCGAGCTGGCCGAGTTCGATCCGACCGAATTTGGGATCATGCCCAATACGATCGACGCTGCCGAGCCGGATCACTTTATTGCCCTCAAGCTGGCCCGCGACGCGCTGGCTGACGCCGGCTACCTCGATCGGCCCTTCAACCGCAAAAAAGCGGGGATCATCTTGGGCCACGGCGTCTACGTCAACCGTGGCCACATGGCGATGCTCCAGCAGACGCTGGTGCTCGATCAGACGATCGACACCCTCCGGCGGGTCTGCCCAGATATGGACGATGCCTCGATCGAGGCGGTGCGCCGGGCGCTGCGGGCCAACACTCCGGCATTCAACGCCGAGGTGGTGCCGGGGATGGTGCCAAACGTGATCACAGGCCGGATCGCCAACCGCCTCGACCTGATGGGCACCAACTATCTCATCGACGCCGCCTGCGCCTCGGGGCTGGTGGCGGTCGAGCTGGCGATGAAGGAACTGGCGAGCGGCAGATGCGACCTGATGCTCGCAGGCGGCGTCCAGGCGTCGCTGCCGCCGCAGTACAACATGGCCTTCTGCCAGCTCGGTGCCCTCTCCCACACCAGTATCCGGCCCTTCGACAAAGCCGCCGACGGCAACGTCATGGGCGAAGGCTGCGGCATATTGGTGCTCAAGCGCCTCAAAGACGCCGAGCGCGACGGCGATCGGATCTACGCCGTCGTCAAAGGCGTCGGCAGTTCCAGCAACGGCAAGGCGCTCGGGATGCTCGCTCCCCGCCTCGAAGGGGAGGTGCTCGCCCTCGAAGAAGCCTACGCCCAGACAGGCATCGATCCGGCGAGCGTCGATCTGGTCGAAGCCCACGGCACCGGCATTCCGGTGGGCGACCGCACCGAGATGGAAGCCCTCGCCCAGGTCTACGGCGCGCGCTCAGGCGAGTTGCCTCGGGTCGGCATGGGTTCGGTCAAGTCGATGATTGGCCACTGCATCCCCGCTTCGGGGGCGGCGAGCTTTATCAAGATTGCCCTGGCCCTCTATCACAAAGTCCTGCCGCCCACCCTGCTCGATGCGGTCAACCCGGATCTGGGGGTCGAGCGGACGCCCTTTTATCTCAACAACCAGACCCGCCCCTGGGTGAGCGCCAATCAGCGGCCCCGTCGAGCCGGGATCAATGCCTTCGGCTTCGGTGGAATCAACGCCCACGCCCTCTTAGAAGAGTACCGCCCAAGCGGTCCTGAGCAGATCCTGCACCGGCACTGGCCCTCGGAGTTGTTCGTCTTTGCTGCCGCCGACCGGGCGGGCCTGATAAGCCAGATCGAGGCGGCCCTGGCGCTGGCCGATCGGACCTCCCTCGCTCAGCTCGCCTGCAACCTCGCTGCTGCAGCCGGTGAGGGGCGCTGTCGTCTGGCCCTGATTGCCCGCAACGGCGAAGAACTCACAAACAAGCTCAATCAAGCCATCGAAAAGCTCAAAGATTCTGGCCGCGTTCGCTTTCGGGGCGGGCTTTTTTACAACGAAGTCGCTCCAGACGCTGCCGGTGCAAAGACGGCGATGATCTTTCCGGGCGAGGGCTGCCAGTATCCGAATATGCTCGCGGATCTCTGCCTGTACTTTCCGGTGGTGCGCGAGTGGTTCGATTTTCTTGACTCGGCCCTGGGCGAAGGACGGCCCCACCCGCCCAGCCGCTATATCTTCCCGCCGCCCACAGCCATCGATGACGCGGTGATCGAGCGCACGCACCGGACGCTCTACCAGATGGAACTGGCCGTCGCCTCGGTCGCCACCGCCAGCATGGCCCTCTACGAGCTGTTGCGCGAGTTCGAGGTCAGGCCCGATGTGATGGTGGGCCACAGCACCGGCGAACTTACCAGTCTGGTCGCCTCGGGTGTGGTCCGCCTCGCCGATCGCTCCGAGATGATGAGCAAGCTGCTCCTCATGAATACGCTCTACCAGCAGCTCGAAGAGACCAACCTCATCCCGCGTGGCGTACTGCTCACCGTCGGCGCACTGCGCAGCGAGGTGCTCGCCAAGCTGTTAGACGAATTTCCGGACCGGCTGCACCTGGCGATGGACAACTGCCCGAATCAGGTGGTGCTCTTTGGCGACGAAGGGGCGATTGCCGAGGCGGCGGATCGGCTGCAGACGAGCGGGGCGATCTGCCAGCGCCTGCCCTTTGACCGCGCCTACCACACGCCCCTCTTTGAAGCGCCCGCCCAGGTGCTGCGCGCCTTCTACGACGCCCTCGACGTTGGCCCGGCCCAGACGCCGCTCTACAGTTGCGCTACAGTCGATCGCTTTCCGGACGAGCCGGAGGCGATCCGCGAACTGGGTGTGCGGCAGTGGCCTTCGCGGGTGCGCTTTCGCGAGACGATCAGCCAACTCCACGACGAAGGGGTGCGCTTTTTTATCGAAGTCGGTCCGAGCGGCAACCTGACAGGCTTTGTAGACGACATTCTTAAAGGCCGCGACTACCGGGCGGTGCCGGTCAACAGCCAGCGCAAGAGCGGCCTCGAGCAGTTGCAATTTTTGATTGGCCAGTTGTTCGTCGCCGGTCAGCCTGTCAGTTTTGACCCGTTTTTCAAGCGGCGCGGGCTCGTGCCCGAAGCGCCGGAGGCGGCACCTACCAAAAAGCGCCGGGGCCGGATCCTCGATCTGACCCTGCCGCACATGGAATTGCCGGAGAACTTTGCCCTGCCCAGTCTCAACGGCAAGGTTACTGCTCCGTCTGCTCCCGCCCCTGCTCCACCCGTCCCCGCCCCGCCCCCGCCCGCAGCGAACAACGGTCACGCTGCGCTGAGCGCCATCCCGGTCGCCCCCGATCCGCAACCGGTCGTCATCGGCGACGCCGGGGCGGCGATCGTCCACGATCACTTCACCCTGATGCAAGAATTTCTAGCCAGCCAGGACCGGCTCTTTGCGAGCCTCGTCTCCGCTGCCCCCGCCCAGGCAGGATCGACTCACGCGCCTGTACAGGCCGATCCCTGGCCGTACCTGGGAGAGATTCTCGCCTGCAGCGACGGAATGCTCCACTGCCGCCGCCGCTACGCACCCGAAACAGACACTTTCCTCGAAGATCACACCCTGGGGGGCAACCCCTCCGCCCTGCAGCCGGAACTCTTGCCGCTGCCGATTCTGCCTTTTACGACCAGCATGGAGATGATCGCCCAGGCGGCTCTCTACCTGGCGGGTGGCAGCGGAGTGGTAAGCGGTATGAGCGACGTGCGCGGCTACCGCTGGCTCGCCCTCGATCGCGGGGCGCTGACGCTCGAAGTCGTCGCCCGGTTGCTGCCCGGCGGATCGGGTGAACCCCTCCGCGTCCAGGCGCAGCTTTTTCAGCTCAGCGAGGACGATCCCGAGCAGCGGATTCTCGGTTTTGAAGCGACGGTGCTGATTGCCGAAAATTATGCCCCGGCTCCGGCTCCCCGCGACCTCGATCCAGGTACCCTCTGGCAGATGAGCGAGGAGCTGGCGGACGACCGGCTCTACCTCACCGGCATGTTCCACGGGCCGCGCTTCCAGAGCCTGCGCCACATCCGCTGCTGCGGCGAAAAAGGGATCGAGGCGGACCTGTACGTCTATGGCAACAGCGACTACTTCGCCGATGGCCGCCAGGGCGTCTTTCAGATCGATCAGAGCATCATCGATGCCGCCGGACAGCTCTCGGCTTTCTGGCTCTCTCAGGACATCGACAGTCCCGAATTCAGCATGTTTCCGTTCCAGGTGGGCCGCTTCGAGCAGTTCGGACCGCCCGCACCCGCCGGGACGATCTTGCTCTGCCGCTGCCGCTCGCGCTACCTGAGCGAGTCGGTCACCGAATCGGACCTCGATTATTTCACTCCCGACGGGCAGCTCGTCTATCGCCTCACCGGCTGGCTGAACCGCTTCTTTCTCTCGCCCCCCCACTATCAAGATTTTCGGATCGCTCCCCAGCACAACTATCTTTCTGAACCCTGGCTGCAGGAGCAAACGGGGCTCATCTGCCGCCGCTACGCCAATCCGGGCAATTATCTCGAAGAAAGCTGGGAAATCTGGAAGCGGGTCACCGCCCACCTGATCCTGGGCGAGGGCGAGCGGGCTTTCTGGTACGGCCTGCCCGAGCAGGGCACCCGCCGCCGCGACTGGCTTTTGGGCCGTCTCGCCGCCAAAGAAGCCCTCCGGCAGTGGGCGGGAACCTATCTGGGCGTCGCCCTCGCTCCGGCAGATTTTGAAATCTGGGGCAACGAGTTGGGCCGTCCGGAAGTCCACTGCCCGGCTCTGGCCCAGCTGGGCTGGATGCCTGCGGTGTCGATTGCCCACAGCGACGGGTGCGCTGTCGCCGCTGTGGCTGCCGACGGCTACACCCTGGGCATCGACCTGCAGCGGCGGCTGCCTTTGCGTACCGCCGACTGGGTGAATGTCGCCTTTGAATCCACGGAGCTGGCGCTGCTGCCCGACGCGACGGACGAACTGGCGCTGTTGGGCCTCTGGTGCGCCAAGGAGGCGGCGGCCAAGGCCCACGGCACGGGGCTTGCCGGTGCTCCCCGCCAATGGCAGGTGGTCGCCCGCAGCCCGGATGGCTCTGCCCTCACCGTCCACCACGCAGGGCTGTTCTTTGGCGTGCAGCTCTGGGCTTCGTCAGAAGAAGTCTTTGCCGTCTGCCGCGCAGTGCCGACGGCCTGAATCTGTCCCCTGTCATCAGGAAATTACCCATGACCGTCACCCTTCAAAAAGTAGAAACCGAAATCATCGAAATTCTGGACGATATGACCCAGGACTGGGATCTGGAAGTCGAGGAGATTACCCCCAAGACCAGCCTGGTCAACGAACTCGAATTTGCCTCGATCGACTACG harbors:
- a CDS encoding type I polyketide synthase, producing the protein MNLPIEPVAIIGVAALFPKAKDAASFWQNILDKVDAVSEAPPSWARHYFDPDSKEQDRIYTTKGGFLGELAEFDPTEFGIMPNTIDAAEPDHFIALKLARDALADAGYLDRPFNRKKAGIILGHGVYVNRGHMAMLQQTLVLDQTIDTLRRVCPDMDDASIEAVRRALRANTPAFNAEVVPGMVPNVITGRIANRLDLMGTNYLIDAACASGLVAVELAMKELASGRCDLMLAGGVQASLPPQYNMAFCQLGALSHTSIRPFDKAADGNVMGEGCGILVLKRLKDAERDGDRIYAVVKGVGSSSNGKALGMLAPRLEGEVLALEEAYAQTGIDPASVDLVEAHGTGIPVGDRTEMEALAQVYGARSGELPRVGMGSVKSMIGHCIPASGAASFIKIALALYHKVLPPTLLDAVNPDLGVERTPFYLNNQTRPWVSANQRPRRAGINAFGFGGINAHALLEEYRPSGPEQILHRHWPSELFVFAAADRAGLISQIEAALALADRTSLAQLACNLAAAAGEGRCRLALIARNGEELTNKLNQAIEKLKDSGRVRFRGGLFYNEVAPDAAGAKTAMIFPGEGCQYPNMLADLCLYFPVVREWFDFLDSALGEGRPHPPSRYIFPPPTAIDDAVIERTHRTLYQMELAVASVATASMALYELLREFEVRPDVMVGHSTGELTSLVASGVVRLADRSEMMSKLLLMNTLYQQLEETNLIPRGVLLTVGALRSEVLAKLLDEFPDRLHLAMDNCPNQVVLFGDEGAIAEAADRLQTSGAICQRLPFDRAYHTPLFEAPAQVLRAFYDALDVGPAQTPLYSCATVDRFPDEPEAIRELGVRQWPSRVRFRETISQLHDEGVRFFIEVGPSGNLTGFVDDILKGRDYRAVPVNSQRKSGLEQLQFLIGQLFVAGQPVSFDPFFKRRGLVPEAPEAAPTKKRRGRILDLTLPHMELPENFALPSLNGKVTAPSAPAPAPPVPAPPPPAANNGHAALSAIPVAPDPQPVVIGDAGAAIVHDHFTLMQEFLASQDRLFASLVSAAPAQAGSTHAPVQADPWPYLGEILACSDGMLHCRRRYAPETDTFLEDHTLGGNPSALQPELLPLPILPFTTSMEMIAQAALYLAGGSGVVSGMSDVRGYRWLALDRGALTLEVVARLLPGGSGEPLRVQAQLFQLSEDDPEQRILGFEATVLIAENYAPAPAPRDLDPGTLWQMSEELADDRLYLTGMFHGPRFQSLRHIRCCGEKGIEADLYVYGNSDYFADGRQGVFQIDQSIIDAAGQLSAFWLSQDIDSPEFSMFPFQVGRFEQFGPPAPAGTILLCRCRSRYLSESVTESDLDYFTPDGQLVYRLTGWLNRFFLSPPHYQDFRIAPQHNYLSEPWLQEQTGLICRRYANPGNYLEESWEIWKRVTAHLILGEGERAFWYGLPEQGTRRRDWLLGRLAAKEALRQWAGTYLGVALAPADFEIWGNELGRPEVHCPALAQLGWMPAVSIAHSDGCAVAAVAADGYTLGIDLQRRLPLRTADWVNVAFESTELALLPDATDELALLGLWCAKEAAAKAHGTGLAGAPRQWQVVARSPDGSALTVHHAGLFFGVQLWASSEEVFAVCRAVPTA
- a CDS encoding acyl carrier protein — translated: MTVTLQKVETEIIEILDDMTQDWDLEVEEITPKTSLVNELEFASIDYVQLVVAIEEHFGRKLDFSELILNDGKYVSDISVAELVNFVTRKLNQD